From a single Dendropsophus ebraccatus isolate aDenEbr1 chromosome 8, aDenEbr1.pat, whole genome shotgun sequence genomic region:
- the LOC138799872 gene encoding uncharacterized protein isoform X2: MTRDGLPEGGCPYRPCSIGPGHGLPGVTAGGCAASAPRRGRGQPALGALAPYLKQQSSRVPCTCIKSLLLGRRLLCAVLCFAVLCCASCGDLRPILGQMESQGAEQSQTSATDNPAEGSSKKERTKIKECPVCRKRLSSSYNKTLCGGCMNRVLEDQGPSFIRNMRDMVRQEIRASLPSRPTSSETPGVSINPPPDSQPLVIAGPSQQMDPSPINEEDQDLSLEVDDQGELASDPEEISGEDSAGSLLPIESIDALIKNVRLTMEIDDTPQPRSVQDIMFEGLAPKKRLVFPVHQSIKTLICHEWANPDRKFFIPRAYKRKYPFGQEDCESWEGAPKIDHPVAKISKKNALPFEDTAVLKDPLDKRADIYLKKSWEASTSAFKPLIATTSVARSLKMWMTELKDKVKESNPNQDFNQAFTTIDNAVSFISEASADALKLSARSAALSNSARRSIWVKEWKGDTTSKAKLCGVPCEGKLLFGSALESILEKASDRKKGFPLIPQQTSRPFRGRDFKIPVLVGATGTSRQGSSMEHHGSKNHYNRRQSFWMGGSYGTSSSTREMEPGRSQRIPKRTGVKGSFSLFNTGTTRASGEKRKGTVGQRGGSSLPKSPRWNQINRPDEDHTPYLQVGRTSFSFSDSTTPKRIRQYNSGLPQQEQAKTRRMGAIPGGFPSNLQSLGDPESRPVRHQDEQKSKRILFPVSEGQPRCHRRTSTELGQRPPLRLPTDQASISGDTQDQAGQSRRHSGCSLLAQKGVVRLVEETVDSRPLGASGETGSPTPGTSTSPDSTEPSLNSLACERQLLIDRGLSPQVISTLLASRKRVTSAIYLRTWKAFCRILAKNWCGERRRFF; this comes from the exons ATGACGCGGGACGGGCTTCCGGAGGGGGGATGTCCCTATAGGCCTTGCTCTATAGGCCCAGGCCACGGCTTGCCGGGGGTGACGGcgggagggtgtgccgcatcagcgccgCGGCGGGGGCGGGGTCAGCCGGCCCTAGGTGCATTGGCGCCATATTTAAAGCAGCAGAGCTCAAGAGTGCCTTGCACCTGCATAAAGAGCCTGCTGCTAGGAAGACGGttactgtgtgctgtgctgtgctttGCTGTACTTTGCTGTGCCAGCTGTGGGGACCTGAGACCAATCCTGGGTCAAATGGAGTCCCAAGGCGCTGAACAATCCCAGACCTCTGCTACAGATAATCCAGCG GAGGGATCCTCTAAAAAGGAGCGTACTAAGATTAAGGAGTGTCCGGTCTGCAGAAAGAGGCTTAGTAGTTCATACAATAAGACCTTGTGTGGGGGGTGCATGAACCGAGTATTAGAAGATCAAGGACCATCCTTCATTAGAAACATGAGAGACATGGTTAGGCAAGAAATCAGG gcctccCTACCCTCTCGCCCAACTTCCTCTGAGACGCCTGGAGTCAGCATTAACCCACCTCCTGACTCTCAGCCACTGGTCATTGCGGGACCAAGTCAGCAGATGGATCCCTCTCCTATAAATGAGGAAGATCAGGATCTATCACTAGAGGTGGACGATCAGGGTGAATTAGCCTCTGATCCAGAGGAGATCTCAGGGGAGGACTCTGCAGGGTCACTGTTACCAATTGAATCCATAGACGCTCTCATTAAAAATGTCAGACTAACTATGGAGATTGACGATACCCCTCAACCCAGATCCGTACAGGACATTATGTTTGAGGGGTTAGCCCCAAAAAAGAGACTGGTGTTTCCAGTACACCAGAGTATTAAGACTCTTATCTGTCACGAGTGGGCTAATCCAGACCGGAAATTCTTTATCCCACGGGCT TACAAAAGGAAATATCCCTTCGGTCAGGAGGACTGTGAATCCTGGGAGGGGGCCCCTAAGATAGATCATCCAGTGGCGAAGATCTCAAAAAAGAATGCACTGCCCTTCGAGGACACAGCAGTGCTTAAAGACCCTCTAGATAAGAGAGCCGATATATATTTAAAGAAGTCTTGGGAAGCATCCACATCCGCATTCAAGCCTTTGATTGCGACGACTTCAGTAGCTAGGTCACTAAAAATGTGGATGACTGAACTTAAAGATAAGGTCAAGGAGAGTAATCCAAATCAGGACTTTAATCAGGCATTTACTACGATTGACAATGCTGTGTCATTTATTTCAGAAGCATCAGCAGATGCCCTAAAGCTGTCAGCCCGATCAGCGGCCCTTTCAAACTCAGCCCGAAGATCTATATGGGTAAAGGAGTGGAAGGGTGATACCACATCAAAGGCCAAGCTATGTGGAGTCCCATGTGAAGGGAAGCTTCTATTTGGGTCTGCCCTGGAGTCTATCCTAGAGAAGGCCTCTGACAGAAAGAAGGGATTCCCCCTTATACCCCAACAGACCAGTAGACCATTCAGGGGAAGAG ACTTTAAGATCCCTGTCCTGGTGGGAGCAACGGGAACATCTAGACAAGGGTCTTCCATGGAACATCACGGAAGTAAAAACCATTACAACAGACGCCAGTCCTTCTGGATGGGGGGCTCATACGGGACCTCTTCTTCTACAAGGGAAATGGAGCCCGGAAGAAGCCAGAGAATCCCAAAACGTACGGGAGTTAAAGGCAGTTTTTCTCTCTTTAATACAGGCACTACCAGAGCTTCAGGGGAGAAACGTAAGGGTACTGTCGGACAACGCGGCGGCAGTAGCCTACCTAAATCACCAAGGTGGAACCAGATCAACCGACCTGATGAGGATCACACACCATATCTTCAGGTTGGCAGAACCTCATTTTCTTTCTCTGACAGCACTACACCTAAAAGGATCAGACAATACAATAGCGGACTTCCTCAGCAGGAACAAGCTAAAACAAGGAGAATGGGAGCTATCCCAGGAGGttttccatcaaatctgcagTCTCTGGGGGACCCCGAAAGCAGACCTGTTCGCCACCAGGACGAACAGAAAAGTAAGAGAATTTTATTCCCTGTCTCAGAAGGACAACCCCGCTGCCATAGACGCACTAGCACAGAATTGGGACAGCGGCCTCCTTTACGCCTTCCCACCGATCAGGCTTCTATCTCGGGTGATACGCAAGATCAGGCAGGACAAAGCAGACGTCATTCTGGTTGCTCCCTTCTGGCCCAGAAGGGTGTGGTTCGCCTGGTTGAGGAGACTGTCGATAGCAGACCCCTGGGTGCTTCCGGAGAGACGGGATCTCCTACACCAGGGACCAGTACTTCACCCGACAGCACAGAACCTTCACTTAACAGCCTGGCGTGTGAAAGGCAGCTTCTGATTGACAGAGGACTATCCCCTCAGGTGATATCCACACTTTTAGCCAGCCGAAAGAGGGTTACATCAGCCATTTACCTGAGAACTTGGAAGGCCTTTTGTAG GATCCTTGCAAAGAACTGGTgtggtgagaggaggcgattcttttaa
- the LOC138799872 gene encoding uncharacterized protein isoform X1 produces the protein MTRDGLPEGGCPYRPCSIGPGHGLPGVTAGGCAASAPRRGRGQPALGALAPYLKQQSSRVPCTCIKSLLLGRRLLCAVLCFAVLCCASCGDLRPILGQMESQGAEQSQTSATDNPAEGSSKKERTKIKECPVCRKRLSSSYNKTLCGGCMNRVLEDQGPSFIRNMRDMVRQEIRASLPSRPTSSETPGVSINPPPDSQPLVIAGPSQQMDPSPINEEDQDLSLEVDDQGELASDPEEISGEDSAGSLLPIESIDALIKNVRLTMEIDDTPQPRSVQDIMFEGLAPKKRLVFPVHQSIKTLICHEWANPDRKFFIPRAYKRKYPFGQEDCESWEGAPKIDHPVAKISKKNALPFEDTAVLKDPLDKRADIYLKKSWEASTSAFKPLIATTSVARSLKMWMTELKDKVKESNPNQDFNQAFTTIDNAVSFISEASADALKLSARSAALSNSARRSIWVKEWKGDTTSKAKLCGVPCEGKLLFGSALESILEKASDRKKGFPLIPQQTSRPFRGRDFKIPVLVGATGTSRQGSSMEHHGSKNHYNRRQSFWMGGSYGTSSSTREMEPGRSQRIPKRTGVKGSFSLFNTGTTRASGEKRKGTVGQRGGSSLPKSPRWNQINRPDEDHTPYLQVGRTSFSFSDSTTPKRIRQYNSGLPQQEQAKTRRMGAIPGGFPSNLQSLGDPESRPVRHQDEQKSKRILFPVSEGQPRCHRRTSTELGQRPPLRLPTDQASISGDTQDQAGQSRRHSGCSLLAQKGVVRLVEETVDSRPLGASGETGSPTPGTSTSPDSTEPSLNSLACERQLLIDRGLSPQVISTLLASRKRVTSAIYLRTWKAFCRFAPRILAKNWCGERRRFF, from the exons ATGACGCGGGACGGGCTTCCGGAGGGGGGATGTCCCTATAGGCCTTGCTCTATAGGCCCAGGCCACGGCTTGCCGGGGGTGACGGcgggagggtgtgccgcatcagcgccgCGGCGGGGGCGGGGTCAGCCGGCCCTAGGTGCATTGGCGCCATATTTAAAGCAGCAGAGCTCAAGAGTGCCTTGCACCTGCATAAAGAGCCTGCTGCTAGGAAGACGGttactgtgtgctgtgctgtgctttGCTGTACTTTGCTGTGCCAGCTGTGGGGACCTGAGACCAATCCTGGGTCAAATGGAGTCCCAAGGCGCTGAACAATCCCAGACCTCTGCTACAGATAATCCAGCG GAGGGATCCTCTAAAAAGGAGCGTACTAAGATTAAGGAGTGTCCGGTCTGCAGAAAGAGGCTTAGTAGTTCATACAATAAGACCTTGTGTGGGGGGTGCATGAACCGAGTATTAGAAGATCAAGGACCATCCTTCATTAGAAACATGAGAGACATGGTTAGGCAAGAAATCAGG gcctccCTACCCTCTCGCCCAACTTCCTCTGAGACGCCTGGAGTCAGCATTAACCCACCTCCTGACTCTCAGCCACTGGTCATTGCGGGACCAAGTCAGCAGATGGATCCCTCTCCTATAAATGAGGAAGATCAGGATCTATCACTAGAGGTGGACGATCAGGGTGAATTAGCCTCTGATCCAGAGGAGATCTCAGGGGAGGACTCTGCAGGGTCACTGTTACCAATTGAATCCATAGACGCTCTCATTAAAAATGTCAGACTAACTATGGAGATTGACGATACCCCTCAACCCAGATCCGTACAGGACATTATGTTTGAGGGGTTAGCCCCAAAAAAGAGACTGGTGTTTCCAGTACACCAGAGTATTAAGACTCTTATCTGTCACGAGTGGGCTAATCCAGACCGGAAATTCTTTATCCCACGGGCT TACAAAAGGAAATATCCCTTCGGTCAGGAGGACTGTGAATCCTGGGAGGGGGCCCCTAAGATAGATCATCCAGTGGCGAAGATCTCAAAAAAGAATGCACTGCCCTTCGAGGACACAGCAGTGCTTAAAGACCCTCTAGATAAGAGAGCCGATATATATTTAAAGAAGTCTTGGGAAGCATCCACATCCGCATTCAAGCCTTTGATTGCGACGACTTCAGTAGCTAGGTCACTAAAAATGTGGATGACTGAACTTAAAGATAAGGTCAAGGAGAGTAATCCAAATCAGGACTTTAATCAGGCATTTACTACGATTGACAATGCTGTGTCATTTATTTCAGAAGCATCAGCAGATGCCCTAAAGCTGTCAGCCCGATCAGCGGCCCTTTCAAACTCAGCCCGAAGATCTATATGGGTAAAGGAGTGGAAGGGTGATACCACATCAAAGGCCAAGCTATGTGGAGTCCCATGTGAAGGGAAGCTTCTATTTGGGTCTGCCCTGGAGTCTATCCTAGAGAAGGCCTCTGACAGAAAGAAGGGATTCCCCCTTATACCCCAACAGACCAGTAGACCATTCAGGGGAAGAG ACTTTAAGATCCCTGTCCTGGTGGGAGCAACGGGAACATCTAGACAAGGGTCTTCCATGGAACATCACGGAAGTAAAAACCATTACAACAGACGCCAGTCCTTCTGGATGGGGGGCTCATACGGGACCTCTTCTTCTACAAGGGAAATGGAGCCCGGAAGAAGCCAGAGAATCCCAAAACGTACGGGAGTTAAAGGCAGTTTTTCTCTCTTTAATACAGGCACTACCAGAGCTTCAGGGGAGAAACGTAAGGGTACTGTCGGACAACGCGGCGGCAGTAGCCTACCTAAATCACCAAGGTGGAACCAGATCAACCGACCTGATGAGGATCACACACCATATCTTCAGGTTGGCAGAACCTCATTTTCTTTCTCTGACAGCACTACACCTAAAAGGATCAGACAATACAATAGCGGACTTCCTCAGCAGGAACAAGCTAAAACAAGGAGAATGGGAGCTATCCCAGGAGGttttccatcaaatctgcagTCTCTGGGGGACCCCGAAAGCAGACCTGTTCGCCACCAGGACGAACAGAAAAGTAAGAGAATTTTATTCCCTGTCTCAGAAGGACAACCCCGCTGCCATAGACGCACTAGCACAGAATTGGGACAGCGGCCTCCTTTACGCCTTCCCACCGATCAGGCTTCTATCTCGGGTGATACGCAAGATCAGGCAGGACAAAGCAGACGTCATTCTGGTTGCTCCCTTCTGGCCCAGAAGGGTGTGGTTCGCCTGGTTGAGGAGACTGTCGATAGCAGACCCCTGGGTGCTTCCGGAGAGACGGGATCTCCTACACCAGGGACCAGTACTTCACCCGACAGCACAGAACCTTCACTTAACAGCCTGGCGTGTGAAAGGCAGCTTCTGATTGACAGAGGACTATCCCCTCAGGTGATATCCACACTTTTAGCCAGCCGAAAGAGGGTTACATCAGCCATTTACCTGAGAACTTGGAAGGCCTTTTGTAG ATTCGCTCCTAGGATCCTTGCAAAGAACTGGTgtggtgagaggaggcgattcttttaa